A single genomic interval of Picosynechococcus sp. PCC 7003 harbors:
- a CDS encoding NAD(P)/FAD-dependent oxidoreductase, with the protein MLRLTEIKLPLDHSPEAIAQAICQKLKIQPDDLLEYQIFKRSYDARKKSNIYLVYIFDVRTTKDQALLKRFKKDPHVLPTPDMSYKMVAQAPEDCETRPIVIGMGPCGMFAGLMLAKMGFRPIVLERGKTVNERTKDTFNFWKKKGDFNPESNAQFGEGGAGTFSDGKLYSQVRDRHHYKRKVLEEFVAAGANPEILYIAKPHIGTFKLVGIVQSIRKTIESLGGEIRFQSKVKTLELENHQVKGVTLENGEFIPSSHVVLAMGHSARDTFQMLHDQGVYIEPKPFSIGFRIEHPQPLIDECRYGEFAGNKILGAADYKLVHHCQNGRSVYSFCMCPGGLVIGATSEAGKVVTNGMSQYSRNERNANAGIVVGITPETDFPGHPLAGIDLQRQLEARAFELGGGDYSAPGQLVGDFLAGRSSEFLGKVKPSYAPGVKLTDLSTALPDYAIEAIREALPAFDKQIQGFAMAEAMLTGVETRTSSPIRVKRGKNYQSINTQGLYPAGEGAGYAGGILSAAIDGVKVAEAIALNLVC; encoded by the coding sequence ATGCTTCGTCTTACGGAAATCAAACTGCCCCTCGACCACAGCCCGGAGGCGATCGCCCAGGCCATTTGCCAGAAGTTGAAAATTCAGCCGGACGACCTACTCGAGTACCAAATTTTTAAGCGCAGCTACGACGCCCGCAAAAAGAGCAATATTTACCTCGTCTACATCTTTGATGTGCGCACCACCAAGGATCAAGCTCTACTGAAACGCTTCAAAAAAGATCCCCACGTACTCCCCACCCCAGACATGAGCTACAAAATGGTGGCCCAGGCACCAGAAGATTGTGAGACACGACCCATCGTCATTGGCATGGGGCCTTGCGGGATGTTTGCGGGGTTAATGCTGGCAAAAATGGGCTTTCGGCCTATCGTATTAGAACGAGGCAAAACCGTTAACGAGCGCACCAAAGACACCTTTAATTTCTGGAAAAAGAAAGGGGACTTTAACCCCGAATCCAACGCCCAGTTCGGGGAAGGGGGCGCAGGTACATTTTCCGATGGGAAGCTTTATAGTCAAGTGCGCGATCGCCACCATTACAAACGCAAAGTCCTCGAAGAATTCGTCGCCGCCGGCGCTAACCCCGAAATTCTCTACATCGCCAAGCCCCACATCGGCACCTTCAAACTTGTCGGCATCGTTCAAAGCATCCGCAAAACCATCGAATCTCTCGGCGGCGAAATTCGCTTTCAAAGCAAAGTCAAAACCCTCGAACTGGAAAACCATCAGGTTAAAGGCGTCACCCTCGAAAATGGCGAATTTATTCCCAGTTCCCATGTGGTGCTAGCCATGGGCCACAGTGCGCGGGATACTTTCCAAATGCTCCATGACCAGGGCGTTTACATCGAACCCAAACCCTTTTCCATTGGCTTCCGCATCGAACATCCCCAACCCCTCATCGATGAATGTCGCTACGGGGAATTTGCTGGCAATAAAATCCTGGGCGCCGCCGATTACAAGCTCGTGCACCATTGTCAAAATGGGCGATCGGTCTATAGCTTTTGTATGTGTCCGGGGGGCTTAGTCATTGGGGCCACCTCCGAGGCAGGTAAAGTTGTCACCAATGGCATGAGCCAATATTCCCGCAACGAACGCAACGCCAATGCGGGGATCGTCGTCGGCATTACTCCAGAAACAGATTTTCCAGGCCATCCTTTAGCTGGGATCGATCTCCAGCGACAGTTAGAAGCCAGAGCCTTTGAACTGGGTGGCGGCGATTACAGTGCGCCGGGCCAATTGGTGGGGGATTTCCTGGCAGGTCGTTCTTCTGAGTTCTTGGGCAAGGTTAAGCCTTCCTATGCACCGGGGGTCAAGTTAACGGATCTCAGCACCGCGCTTCCGGACTATGCCATCGAAGCCATTCGGGAAGCTCTACCTGCCTTTGACAAACAAATTCAAGGGTTTGCCATGGCCGAGGCGATGTTAACGGGAGTAGAAACGCGCACCTCTTCGCCAATCCGCGTTAAACGGGGCAAAAATTACCAGAGTATTAATACCCAGGGCCTCTATCCTGCGGGGGAGGGAGCCGGCTATGCGGGGGGCATTCTCTCGGCGGCCATTGATGGGGTCAAAGTGGCAGAGGCGATCGCCTTGAATCTTGTTTGCTGA
- the sipA gene encoding regulatory protein SipA has protein sequence MAEFKQGAQVKLAQLPPFLKTADPMPMLRPADLLAVGEVGTLGDRRPGGYWVVKFERGSFLLEETYLTVAAEAE, from the coding sequence ATGGCCGAATTTAAGCAAGGGGCCCAGGTAAAGTTGGCCCAGTTACCTCCTTTTCTCAAGACAGCAGATCCGATGCCGATGCTACGTCCGGCGGATTTGTTAGCGGTGGGAGAGGTCGGTACCCTTGGCGATCGCCGCCCTGGTGGTTATTGGGTAGTTAAGTTTGAACGGGGGTCTTTTTTGCTCGAAGAAACGTATCTGACCGTTGCCGCTGAGGCGGAGTAG